A portion of the Jaculus jaculus isolate mJacJac1 chromosome 5, mJacJac1.mat.Y.cur, whole genome shotgun sequence genome contains these proteins:
- the Mrto4 gene encoding mRNA turnover protein 4 homolog has protein sequence MPKSKRDKKVSLTKTAKKGLELKQNLIEELRKCVDTYKYLFIFSVANMRNSKLKDIRNAWKHSRMFFGKNKVMMVALGRSPSDEYKDNLHQVSKKLRGEVGLLFTDRTKEEVTEWFVKYAEMDFARAGNKATFTVSLDPGPLEQFPHSMEPQLRQLGLPTALKKGVVTLLSDYEVCKEGDVLTPEQARVLKLFGYEMAEFKVTIKYMWDAQSGRFHQMDDDLPESAPESEEEPDDADDD, from the exons ATGCCCAAATCCAAGCGGGATAAGAAag TTTCTTTAACGAAAACTGCCAAGAAAGGCTTGGAACTGAAACAGAACCTGATAGAAGAG CTTCGAAAATGTGTGGACACATACAAGTACCTCTTCATCTTCTCCGTGGCCAACATGAGGAACAGCAAGCTGAAAGACATCCGGAATGCCTGGAAGCACAGCCG GATGTTCTTTGGCAAAAACAAGGTGATGATGGTGGCCCTGGGTCGAAGCCCATCTGATGAGTACAAAGACAACCTGCACCAG GTCAGTAAGAAGTTGAGAGGGGAAGTTGGTCTCCTTTTCACCGACCGCACAAAGGAGGAGGTGACTGA gTGGTTCGTGAAGTATGCAGAAATGGACTTTGCCCGAGCTGGGAACAAAGCAACTTTCACTGTAAGCCTGGATCCAGGACCCCTGGAACAGTTCCCCCACTCCATGGAGCCACAGCTAAGGCAGCTGGGCCTGCCCACTGCCCTCAAGAAAG GTGTAGTGACCTTGTTGTCTGATTATGAAGTGTGCAAGGAAGGCGACGTGCTAACCCCTGAGCAGGCCCGTGTCTTG AAGCTCTTTGGGTATGAGATGGCTGAATTCAAAGTGACCATCAAATACATGTGGGACGCACAATCAGGAAGATTCCATCAGATGGACGATGACCTGCCTGAGAGTGCGCCAGAGTCTGAGGAAGAGCCAGATGACGCTGATGATGATTAA
- the LOC101609169 gene encoding aflatoxin B1 aldehyde reductase member 3 isoform X1 translates to MSRPVSPTRPATILGTMMMGSRMDATASAASVRAFLERGHTELDTAFVYSDGQSESILGGLGLGLGRGDCRVKIATKAAPLNGKSLNADGIRSQLETSLKRLQCPRVDLFYLHLPDHSTPVEETLRACHQLHQEVRVAPAQGGGLHSSHPDSPRGKFVELGLSNYASWEVAAICTLCKKNGWILPTVYQGMYNATTRQVETELLPCLRHFGLRFYAYNPLAGGLLTGRYKYEDKDKEQPVGRFFGNAWAEIYRNRYWKEHHFKAIDLVEKSLKATYGSSALSMTSAALRWMYHHSKLQGTHGDGVILGMSSLQQLEQSLAFTEEGPLEPAVVDAFDKAWHLAAHDCPNYFR, encoded by the exons ATGTCCCGTCCAGTGTCACCGACCCGGCCCGCCACGATCCTGGGCACCATGATGATGGGGAGCCGCATGGACGCGACCGCCAGCGCCGCGTCGGTTCGCGCCTTCCTGGAGCGCGGCCACACCGAGCTGGACACGGCCTTCGTGTACAGCGACGGCCAGTCCGAGAGCATCCTGGGCGGCCTGGGGCTCGGGCTGGGCCGCGGTGACTGCAGAG TGAAAATTGCCACCAAGGCTGCTCCACTGAACGGGAAGTCACTGAACGCTGACGGTATCCGGTCCCAGCTGGAGACATCACTGAAGCGGCTGCAGTGTCCCCGAGTGGACCTCTTCTACCTGCACCTGCCTGACCACAGCACCCCTGTGGAAGAGACTCTGCGCGCCTGCCACCAGCTGCACCAGGAGGTGCGGGTGGCCCCAGCGCAGGGAGGTGGTCTCCACTCTTCTCATCCTGACTCACCGAGA GGCAAGTTTGTGGAGCTTGGCCTCTCCAACTATGCCTCCTGGGAGGTGGCCGCGATCTGTACCCTCTGCAAGAAGAATGGCTGGATCCTGCCGACCGTGTACCAG GGCATGTACAACGCCACCACTCGGCAAGTGGAAACAGAGCTGCTCCCCTGCCTCAGACACTTTGGATTGAGATTCTATGCCTACAACCCTTTAGCTG GGGGCCTGTTGACCGGCAGGTACAAGTACGAGGATAAGGACAAGGAGCAGCCTGTGGGCCGCTTCTTTGGAAACGCCTGGGCCGAGATCTACAGGAACCG CTACTGGAAGGAGCACCACTTCAAGGCCATTGACCTGGTGGAAAAGTCCCTGAAGGCCACCTATGGCTCCAGCGCTCTCAGCATGACCTCAGCTGCCCTGCGGTGGATGTATCACCACTCAAAGCTGCAG GGCACCCACGGGGACGGGGTCATCTTGGGCATGTCCAGCCTACAGCAGCTGGAGCAGAGCTTGGCCTTCACTGAAGAAGGGCCACTGGAGCCAGCTGTTGTGGATGCCTTTGATAAAGCCTGGCACCTGGCTGCCCATGATTGTCCCAACTACTTCCGCTAG
- the LOC101609169 gene encoding aflatoxin B1 aldehyde reductase member 2 isoform X2 — translation MSRPVSPTRPATILGTMMMGSRMDATASAASVRAFLERGHTELDTAFVYSDGQSESILGGLGLGLGRGDCRVKIATKAAPLNGKSLNADGIRSQLETSLKRLQCPRVDLFYLHLPDHSTPVEETLRACHQLHQEGKFVELGLSNYASWEVAAICTLCKKNGWILPTVYQGMYNATTRQVETELLPCLRHFGLRFYAYNPLAGGLLTGRYKYEDKDKEQPVGRFFGNAWAEIYRNRYWKEHHFKAIDLVEKSLKATYGSSALSMTSAALRWMYHHSKLQGTHGDGVILGMSSLQQLEQSLAFTEEGPLEPAVVDAFDKAWHLAAHDCPNYFR, via the exons ATGTCCCGTCCAGTGTCACCGACCCGGCCCGCCACGATCCTGGGCACCATGATGATGGGGAGCCGCATGGACGCGACCGCCAGCGCCGCGTCGGTTCGCGCCTTCCTGGAGCGCGGCCACACCGAGCTGGACACGGCCTTCGTGTACAGCGACGGCCAGTCCGAGAGCATCCTGGGCGGCCTGGGGCTCGGGCTGGGCCGCGGTGACTGCAGAG TGAAAATTGCCACCAAGGCTGCTCCACTGAACGGGAAGTCACTGAACGCTGACGGTATCCGGTCCCAGCTGGAGACATCACTGAAGCGGCTGCAGTGTCCCCGAGTGGACCTCTTCTACCTGCACCTGCCTGACCACAGCACCCCTGTGGAAGAGACTCTGCGCGCCTGCCACCAGCTGCACCAGGAG GGCAAGTTTGTGGAGCTTGGCCTCTCCAACTATGCCTCCTGGGAGGTGGCCGCGATCTGTACCCTCTGCAAGAAGAATGGCTGGATCCTGCCGACCGTGTACCAG GGCATGTACAACGCCACCACTCGGCAAGTGGAAACAGAGCTGCTCCCCTGCCTCAGACACTTTGGATTGAGATTCTATGCCTACAACCCTTTAGCTG GGGGCCTGTTGACCGGCAGGTACAAGTACGAGGATAAGGACAAGGAGCAGCCTGTGGGCCGCTTCTTTGGAAACGCCTGGGCCGAGATCTACAGGAACCG CTACTGGAAGGAGCACCACTTCAAGGCCATTGACCTGGTGGAAAAGTCCCTGAAGGCCACCTATGGCTCCAGCGCTCTCAGCATGACCTCAGCTGCCCTGCGGTGGATGTATCACCACTCAAAGCTGCAG GGCACCCACGGGGACGGGGTCATCTTGGGCATGTCCAGCCTACAGCAGCTGGAGCAGAGCTTGGCCTTCACTGAAGAAGGGCCACTGGAGCCAGCTGTTGTGGATGCCTTTGATAAAGCCTGGCACCTGGCTGCCCATGATTGTCCCAACTACTTCCGCTAG